One Siniperca chuatsi isolate FFG_IHB_CAS linkage group LG5, ASM2008510v1, whole genome shotgun sequence DNA window includes the following coding sequences:
- the LOC122875840 gene encoding sia-alpha-2,3-Gal-beta-1,4-GlcNAc-R:alpha 2,8-sialyltransferase-like, whose translation MVRIAKALGLVILCVAVLILSLISYVSLRKDSLFSSSKYYMGGPRIMFHAGFRSQFAMNFLDPSFIPLTNALNEELQGKPSKWKFNKTAFYQQRKDIFNYIDIPTNFSLTKNSVRVGQLMHFDYSSHKYVFSISNNFKSLLPDTSPIHNKHYSICSVVGNSGILTGSHCGPEIDQADFVFRCNFAPTEVYSKDVGRKTNLTTFNPSILERYYNNLLTIQDRNNFFLNLKKLEGAILWIPAFFLHTSATVTRTLVDFFVEHKGQLKVELAWPGNIMHDVNKYWKTKNLSPKRLSTGILMYTLASAMCDEIHLYGFWPFGWDPNTGKDLPYHYYDKKGTKFTTKWQETHQLPSEFKLLYKLHREGVIKLSLTHCS comes from the exons ATGGTCCGCATCGCCAAAGCCCTGGGTTTGGTTATTCTGTGCGTCGCTGTGCTCATACTGTCGCTCATCAGCTATGTGTCCCTGAGAAAAGACagcctcttcagctcctctaaATATTACATGGGGGGCCCGAGGATTATGTTTCATGCAGGATTTCG GTCTCAGTTTGCCATGAATTTCCTGGACCCCTCCTTCATCCCCTTAACTAATGCCCTGAATGAGGAGCTCCAAGGAAAACCGTCCAAATGGAAGTTCAACAAGACTGCTTTTTATCAGCAGAG GAAAGATATCTTCAACTACATCGACATTCCCACCAACTTCTCCCTCACAAAGAACAGCGTGCGTGTCGGCCAGCTGATGCACTTTGACTACTCCAGCCACAAGTATGTCTTCTCCATCAGCAACAACTTCAAGTCCCTGCTCCCAGACACCTCTCCCATCCACAACAAGCATTACAGCATATGCTCTGTGGTGGGCAACAGCGGCATCCTGACAGGCAGCCACTGCGGCCCAGAAATCGACCAGGCCGACTTTGTCTTCCGCTGCAACTTCGCCCCCACGGAGGTCTACTCCAAGGACGTGGGCAGGAAGACCAACCTGACCACCTTTAACCCCAGCATCCTGGAGAGGTACTACAATAACCTGCTGACCATTCAAGACAGGAATAATTTCTTCCTCAACCTGAAGAAGCTGGAGGGAGCCATCCTGTGGATCCCGGCCTTCTTCCTTCATACCTCAGCCACAGTAACCAGGACTCTGGTGGACTTCTTTGTGGAGCATAAGGGCCAGCTGAAGGTGGAACTGGCCTGGCCAGGAAACATCATGCACGATGTCAACAA ATACTGGAAGACTAAAAACCTTTCCCCCAAACGTCTCAGCACTGGAATCCTCATGTACACGCTGGCCTCCGCCATGTGCGACGAGATCCATCTCTACGGCTTCTGGCCCTTCGGCTGGGACCCCAATACTGGCAAGGATCTGCCTTACCACTACTACGACAAGAAAGGGACCAAATTCACCACCAAGTGGCAGGAGACCCACCAGCTGCCCAGCGAGTTCAAGCTGCTCTACAAGCTGCACAGGGAAGGCGTGATTAAACTCAGCCTGACACACTGCTCTTAG